The Amycolatopsis sp. DG1A-15b genome contains the following window.
GGAGCGCGGTGCTCGGCTCGGTCAAGTCGATGATCGGCCACACGATGCCCGCGGCCGGGATCGCCGGGCTCGTCAAGGCGGCGTTGGCCGTGCACCACGGCGTCCTCCTGCCCACCCTGCACTGCGACGACCCGCACCCGGCGCTCGCGAGGACTCGCTTCTCCACTTTGGCCGCCGCCGAGCCGTGGGACGCGCCGGTGCGCCGCGCGGGAGTCAACGCCTTCGGCTTCGGCGGGATCAACGCCCACGTCGTGCTGGAACAGGCTCCGGGCCGCGCGAAGCCGGTCGTGGTGCGCGAGCCCGAACGCGTGCTGCGGCTGGCCGCACCGACCGTCGACGCGCTGCGCGAGGCGTTCGACCGGCCCGGCCCGGCGGAAACCGGCGACGGTCCGGTCCGGCTCGGCATCGTCGACCCGACGGAGAAGCGGCTGGCCCTGGCCAGGAAGGTCCTCGCGCGCGGCCGGGCCTGGCGCGGCCGCAACGACGTGTGGTTCGCCGACCGCCCCCTGCTCGGCCCGGGCGGCGGCAAGATCGCGTTCCTCTTCCCCGGCCTGGAATCGGAACTCACGCTGAACTGCGGCGACCTCGCCCGCCACTTCGGCCTGCCGTGGAAGCACGGCGACGTCGAGGTCGGCGACGTCGGACGGCAGGGTGCCGCGGTGTTCGAGCTGGGCCGGCTGCTGCACGCGGCGCTCGGCCGGCTCGGCGTCACACCGGACGCCGTCGCCGGGCACAGCCTGGGCGAGTGGACGGCGATGGCCGTGGCCGGCGTTTACGCCGAAGAAGAGGTCGACGCGTTCCTCGCCGGGTTCGACCCGGACGCGCTGGTCGTCCCCGGGCTCGCCTTCGCCGCGGTCGGCGCGCCCGCGCCCCGCGTGCTCGAGGAGCTGGCCGGGCGCGCGGACGTCGTCCTCTCCCACGACAACTCCCCGAACCAGGCCATGATCTGCGGGCCGGAAGCGCCGGTCGGCGCGCTCGTGCGGCGCTTCCGGGACGCCGGGATCGTGGCGCAGGTGCTGCCGTTCCGGTCCGGCTTCCACACCCCGATGCTGCGGCCCTACCTGGGACCGATCCGCGAAGCGGCCGAGCGCTTCACGCTGCACCCGCCGTCCCTGCCGCTGTGGTCGGCGACCACGGTGTCCGAATACCCGGCGGCCGAGGCCGAGGTCCGCGAGCTGTTCGTGCGGCACCTGCTGCGGCCGGTGCGGTTCCGCCCGCTCGTGCGGGCGCTGCACGCCGCCGGGTTCCGCGCGTTCGTCCAGGTCGGCGCCGGGCAGCTCGGCTCGCTCGTCGGCGACACGCTGCACGGCGAGGAGCACCTCGTCGTGGCGGCGCACTCGGCGCAGCGTCCGGGGCTCGCGCAGCTGCGCCGGGTCGCGACCGCGCTGTGGGCCGAGGGGCACGATCCCGACTTCACCCGGCTGCCCGGCGAGCGCCCGGCGACGCCGAAGGCGGTCAAGCTCGACCTCGGCGGCCGCCTGATCTCCCTCGACGACCAGGTCCGCGCGCGGATCGCGCTGCCGGCCGCCCGCCGGGCAGGAGTGGACGACCTGGCCACGAAGGGGCCGCTCGCCGCGGAGTTCGCCGCCCTGCTGGCCGACACCGCGGAGCTGGCGTCCACGGTGCTCGCCGGACCGGCACGCCGCCTCCCGGCGCCGCACGAACTGGACACCACGCTGACGGTGTCGCTCGAGACGATGCCGTACCTGCTCGACCACTGCTTCTTCAAGCAGCCGCCGCAGGCCGACCCGGGCGACCGCTGGCCGGTCGTCCCGGCCACGACGGTGATCGACCACCTGATGCGGTTCGCCGAGCAGGCCGCGCCCGGCCGCCGCGCGGTCGCCGTGCACGACGTCCGGCTCAGCCAATGGATCACGGCGGTGCCGGCGGTCACCGTGCCGGTGCGCGTCCGGCCCCAGGGCACCGACCGGGTGCACGCGGCCATCGCCGGCTACTCGCAGGCCGTCGTGGAACTCGCGCCGGAGTACCCGGCCGGCGCCCCGGCACCGTGGCGGTTCCCGGCGTCGGCCGAACAGGTCCCCGAGACCACCGCGGCGCAGCTCTACGACGAGCGCTGGATGTTCCACGGCCCGCGGTTCCAGGGCGTCACCGAGCTGACCGCCGTCGGCGAACGGCACGTCCGGGCCGTGCTGACCACGCCCGCCGCGCCCGGCGCGCTGCTCGACAACGTCGGCCAGGTGCTCGGCTACTGGATCATGTCCCGGCTGCCCGAGCGGACCACCGTCTTCCCGGTCGCCATGGGCGGAATCCGGTTCCACGGCCCGCACCCGGCCCCGGGGGAACGGCTGGAGTGCCTGATCCGGATCACCGGGCTGACGGAGGAGTTCCTCGAAGCGGACATGCAGCTGGTCCGCCACGGCGAAGTCTGGGCCGAGTTCACCGGCTGGCGCGACCGGCGGTTCGACAGCACCCCGCACATCCGGCAGGCCGACCGCACCCCCGAGCGTTCGACGCTGTCGCACGAGCAGCCGGGCGGCTGGGCGCTGGTCCACGAGCAGTGGCCGGACCTGGCCACCCGCGAGCTGATCATGCGCAACTACCTGGCCGGTCCCGAGCGCGAGGCCTACGAACGCCGTCCCCCGCGCGGGCGGCGCCAGTGGCTGCTCGGCCGGATCGCGGCCAAGGACGCGGTCCGCCAGTTCCTCTGGGCCCGCGGCGAACCCGAGATGTTCCCCGCCGAACTGCGCATCGGCAACGACGAGGCGGGCCGGCCGTTCGTGACCGGCGCCTACGGCCGGGAGCTGCCGCCGGTGACGATTTCGGTGGCGCACCGCGCCGAAGCCGGGGTGGCGATCGCCCGCCACGGGCGCTGCGGCATCGACGTCGAAGAGGTCGTGCCGCGCGCGGAGTCCACTGTGGAGGCCGCGCTCGGGCGCGGCGAGCTGGCCCTGTTCGCGAGCCTGCCCGGTGACCCGGAACGGTGGTTCGCCCGGTTCTGGACGGCCAAGGAGGCCGTGGCGAAGCTGCGCGGCACCGGCCTGCGCGGCCAACCCCGGGACTTCGAGGTCGTCACGGCGGCCCCGGAAGAGCTGACCGTCCGCGTCGCGGGTGGCGAGTACCGCGTGTGCTGCGCCGACATCGAGAACCCACCTGGTGCGCCGCCGCGCCGCTACGTCGTCGCCTGGACCGAAGAGACGAAGGAGAGTGCCGGATGAGCATCGAGACCACGGCCGCGAACGAGGTGACCGTGCTCGCCCAGCTCGGCGGAATGCTGCGGGAGCTGCTCGAGGAGTACGGCCTCGACGACACCGAGATCACCATGGACACGACGTTCCACGACGACCTCGAACTGGAGAGCGTCGACCTGGTGGCGCTGTCCGGGCAGCTGCGCGAGCACTACGGCGACCGCGTCAACTTCGCGACCTTCATCGCCGAGCGCGACCTGGACGAGATCATCGCGCTGACCGTCGGCGAGCTCGTGCGGTACATCGTCGCCTCCCTGCGGGCGACGGCGTGAGCCGGATCCGCGCGGGTGAGCTGGACGTGCACGTCCAGCGGCTCACCCCGGACGTGCCGCTGGACGGCGACGCGCCGATCGTGGTCTGCGTCCACGGCCTGCTCACCGACAGCCTCGCCAGCTACTACTTCACGCTCGGCCCGGCCTTCGCCGCGCGCGGGCTCGACGTGCTGATGTACGACCTGCGCGGGCACGGCCGCACCACGCGGCCGTCGTCCGGGTACCACCTGGAGCGGTTCGTCGACGACCTCGTCGCGGTCCTCGACGCGTGTGACGTCACCCGGCCGGTGCACGTCGTCGGCAACTCCTTCGGCGCTTCGGTGGCGTTCGGGCTGGCCGCCGCCCGGCCCGACCGGGTGGCGAGCGTCGTCGTGATCGAGGGCGAGCCCCCGACCGAGGAGTGGACCCGGCACATGGCCGACGGTCTCGCCGACGCCAAGACCCGGCTGGCGATCGACGAGGTGATCGGCTGGATCGCCGACAACCACGGCGCACACACCGCGCGGTTGTCCAAGGCCGCGAACAAGATCCTCCAGACGACCACGATCGCCGACGACATCCCGTGCAGCGCGACGATCGCGGCGGACCTGTCGGCGGTGCGCTGCCCGGTGTTCGCCATCTTCGGCGGCGACTCCGGGCTCTCGGCGCAGGTGCCGCACTTCGAGACGCACCTGGAGCGGTGCCGCTGCGTGGTGCTGCCCGACCAGGGACATTCGGTGCTGGTCGAGCGGACCGCCGAGGTCACCGAGCTGATCTTCGGCTGGGTCCGCGACACCGCGCGCACGCGGGCACGGGTGCGGTAGTGGCCCGCTTCCTCTTCGTCGTCCCGCCCCTGGTCGGGCACGTCAACCCGGCCGTCGGCGTGGCGGCCGAGCTCACCGCACGCGGCCACGAGGTCGCTTGGGCGGGCCACGGCGAACTGCTGTGGCAGCTGGCCGGCCCGGAGGCGCTCGTGTTCTCCTGCGCCGCGGGGGAGCCGCCCGTGCGCCCGGCCGGGCTGAAGGGGCCGGCGGCGCTGCGCTTCCTCTGGCAGGACTTCCTCGTCCCCCTGGCCGACGCGATGGCGCCCGGCGTGGCGGCGGCGCTCGACGCCTTCGAACCACACGTCGTGGTCGCCGACCAGCAGGCACTGGCCGGCGGATTGCTCGCGGACGCCGGCGGCCTGCCGTGGGTCACGTCGGCGACGACATCGGCCGAGCTCGTCGACCCGCTGGCCGGGATGCCGAAGGTCGGGGAGTGGGTCGGTTCGCTGCTCGACGGGCTCCGCGCGCGGATCGCCGGCGGCCGGGGCACGGCGGACCCGCGGTTCTCACCCCACGGCGTCCTCGCCTTCACCACCCGCGAACTGCTCGGCGCGATCACCCTGCCGCCGTCGGTCCGGCTCGTCGGGCCCGCGCTCGGCGCGCGACCGTCCACAACGGACTTCCCGTGGGAGTGGCTCGACCCGCTGCGGCCGACCGTACTGGTCTCCCTCGGCACCGCGAACACGTCCGCGGGCGCGGGGTTCCTGGCGGCGACGGCGGAGGCGTTCGCCGGGACGAGCGTGCGCGCGGTGATCGCCGACCCGGGGGGCGTGCTCGGCGAGGTCCCGCCGAACGTCCTGGTGCGGCCGCGGGTTCCGCAGCTGCCGCTGCTGTCGCGGGTCGACGCGGTGCTGTGCCACGCGGGCCACAACACGGTCTGCGAAACACTGTGGCACGGACTGCCGCTGGTGGTGGCCCCGATCCGGGACGACCAGCCGATCGTCGCGGCCCAGGTGGTCGCGGCGGGTGCGGGGATCCGCCTGCGGTTCGGCCGCGCGGACGCACCCCGCATCGCGGCGGCGGTCGAGGAGGTGCTGACGGAACCGGCGTACCGGCGCGCGGCCGAGACGGTGGCGGCCTCGTTCCGCACGGCGGGCGGCAGCCCGGCGGCCGCGGGGCACCTGGAACAGCTGGCGTTGGAGAGCTTGGCGCACCTGCGGGCCTGAAAACTCCTGATTTACACCGAAAAATCAAGCCGTTAACGTCGTCGAGATGACTGTTTCCGAGTGTCGTCCCGAAGACGTTCCCGAACTTCTCGCGTCGGCCGCGGCATTGTTCGCCGAGGACGGTGGGCGCCACGACCGTACATGGACACCGGCTGGCCCGCCCGCGAAGGCGCGGCCTATTACGCGGGTCTCGTCGAAGATCCGGCGTGCCTGTGCCTGCTGGCCGGTGCGGGCGCCGGTCACCTGGTCGGGCGGTTGCGGGGCCCGGACCCGCTGCGGCCGGGCGCCGTGACGGCCGTGCTCGAGAGCATGCGCGTCGCTCCGGACCGCCGTCGCGAGGGAGTGGGTGGCGCGCTCGTGGATGCGTTCGTGGCGTGGGCTCGCGAGCGCGGCACGAACGAAATGACCGTGCAGGCGTACGCGCAGAACGCCGGTGCACTCGATTTCTACCGCGCGCGCGGGTTCCGCCCGTTTCTGGTGGCCTTGACGCGCAGCTGAGCCATTCCCGGGCCACACTGGAAGCCATGGGCTTCCTGGACGGGCGGGCCGTCGTGATCACCGGTGCCGGACGCGGGCTGGGGCGGGCGTTCGCCCGGCACGCGGCCGAGAACGGCGCCGCGGTCGTCGTCAACGACGTCGACGCGGAACCGGCCTGCGAGACGGTGGCGGCGATCTCGGCGGACGGCGGAACCGCCGTGGGGAGTGTCGGGTCGGTGGCCGACGCGGCGTACGCGCGGTCGCTGATCAGCCTGTGCTGCAGGGAGTTCGGGGCGCTGGACGGGCTCGTCAACAACGCCGCGGTCGGCTACCACGCGCCGCCGTGGGAGGACGACGACGCCGAGCGGGCCCGCGCGCTGGTCGAGACCAACGTGCTCGGCCCGCTCCACTGTGGCACCGCGGCCGCGAAGGTCATGTGCGCCAGGGGCCGCGGGGTCATCGTCAACGTGACGTCGGGTTCCATGATCGGGCAGCGCGGGGCCGCCGCGTACTCGGCGTCGAAGGGCGCGGTGGCGTCGATGACCTACTCGTGGGCCGGCGACCTGGCGGAGCACGGCGTGCGCGTCAACGCCGTCAGCCCGATCGCCTGGACCCGGCTGATGGCCGCCGACCCGAACGGGA
Protein-coding sequences here:
- a CDS encoding alpha/beta hydrolase, whose product is MSRIRAGELDVHVQRLTPDVPLDGDAPIVVCVHGLLTDSLASYYFTLGPAFAARGLDVLMYDLRGHGRTTRPSSGYHLERFVDDLVAVLDACDVTRPVHVVGNSFGASVAFGLAAARPDRVASVVVIEGEPPTEEWTRHMADGLADAKTRLAIDEVIGWIADNHGAHTARLSKAANKILQTTTIADDIPCSATIAADLSAVRCPVFAIFGGDSGLSAQVPHFETHLERCRCVVLPDQGHSVLVERTAEVTELIFGWVRDTARTRARVR
- a CDS encoding nucleotide disphospho-sugar-binding domain-containing protein, which translates into the protein MARFLFVVPPLVGHVNPAVGVAAELTARGHEVAWAGHGELLWQLAGPEALVFSCAAGEPPVRPAGLKGPAALRFLWQDFLVPLADAMAPGVAAALDAFEPHVVVADQQALAGGLLADAGGLPWVTSATTSAELVDPLAGMPKVGEWVGSLLDGLRARIAGGRGTADPRFSPHGVLAFTTRELLGAITLPPSVRLVGPALGARPSTTDFPWEWLDPLRPTVLVSLGTANTSAGAGFLAATAEAFAGTSVRAVIADPGGVLGEVPPNVLVRPRVPQLPLLSRVDAVLCHAGHNTVCETLWHGLPLVVAPIRDDQPIVAAQVVAAGAGIRLRFGRADAPRIAAAVEEVLTEPAYRRAAETVAASFRTAGGSPAAAGHLEQLALESLAHLRA
- a CDS encoding phosphopantetheine-binding protein, whose amino-acid sequence is MSIETTAANEVTVLAQLGGMLRELLEEYGLDDTEITMDTTFHDDLELESVDLVALSGQLREHYGDRVNFATFIAERDLDEIIALTVGELVRYIVASLRATA
- a CDS encoding beta-ketoacyl synthase N-terminal-like domain-containing protein, whose product is MTDVRVAIVGMSVLLPGAPDLASYWRNLAGGVDAITEVPPGKWDHAHYAPDEQRRADRLYCRRGGFVDDLAEVDVTGFGIMPNSVPATEPDQLIALRVAAQAVADAGGPDRLPADRGKIGVVLGRGGYLTPGLVRLDQRVRTASQLVRTLGELLPDLDADRLDAVRQAFTDQLGPEAPESAIGLVPNLAASRLANRLDLRGPAYTVDAACASSLIAVDHAVRELATGRCDVVLAGGVHHCHDITFWSVFTQLGALSPSERIRPFHRDADGVLIGEGTGVVVLKRLADAQRDGDRVYAVITGTGVASDGRTASLASPDSGGQVRAVRQAWAAAGLDPAAPDSLGLLEAHGTATPAGDAAELATLSEVFGAQGSAVLGSVKSMIGHTMPAAGIAGLVKAALAVHHGVLLPTLHCDDPHPALARTRFSTLAAAEPWDAPVRRAGVNAFGFGGINAHVVLEQAPGRAKPVVVREPERVLRLAAPTVDALREAFDRPGPAETGDGPVRLGIVDPTEKRLALARKVLARGRAWRGRNDVWFADRPLLGPGGGKIAFLFPGLESELTLNCGDLARHFGLPWKHGDVEVGDVGRQGAAVFELGRLLHAALGRLGVTPDAVAGHSLGEWTAMAVAGVYAEEEVDAFLAGFDPDALVVPGLAFAAVGAPAPRVLEELAGRADVVLSHDNSPNQAMICGPEAPVGALVRRFRDAGIVAQVLPFRSGFHTPMLRPYLGPIREAAERFTLHPPSLPLWSATTVSEYPAAEAEVRELFVRHLLRPVRFRPLVRALHAAGFRAFVQVGAGQLGSLVGDTLHGEEHLVVAAHSAQRPGLAQLRRVATALWAEGHDPDFTRLPGERPATPKAVKLDLGGRLISLDDQVRARIALPAARRAGVDDLATKGPLAAEFAALLADTAELASTVLAGPARRLPAPHELDTTLTVSLETMPYLLDHCFFKQPPQADPGDRWPVVPATTVIDHLMRFAEQAAPGRRAVAVHDVRLSQWITAVPAVTVPVRVRPQGTDRVHAAIAGYSQAVVELAPEYPAGAPAPWRFPASAEQVPETTAAQLYDERWMFHGPRFQGVTELTAVGERHVRAVLTTPAAPGALLDNVGQVLGYWIMSRLPERTTVFPVAMGGIRFHGPHPAPGERLECLIRITGLTEEFLEADMQLVRHGEVWAEFTGWRDRRFDSTPHIRQADRTPERSTLSHEQPGGWALVHEQWPDLATRELIMRNYLAGPEREAYERRPPRGRRQWLLGRIAAKDAVRQFLWARGEPEMFPAELRIGNDEAGRPFVTGAYGRELPPVTISVAHRAEAGVAIARHGRCGIDVEEVVPRAESTVEAALGRGELALFASLPGDPERWFARFWTAKEAVAKLRGTGLRGQPRDFEVVTAAPEELTVRVAGGEYRVCCADIENPPGAPPRRYVVAWTEETKESAG
- a CDS encoding SDR family oxidoreductase is translated as MGFLDGRAVVITGAGRGLGRAFARHAAENGAAVVVNDVDAEPACETVAAISADGGTAVGSVGSVADAAYARSLISLCCREFGALDGLVNNAAVGYHAPPWEDDDAERARALVETNVLGPLHCGTAAAKVMCARGRGVIVNVTSGSMIGQRGAAAYSASKGAVASMTYSWAGDLAEHGVRVNAVSPIAWTRLMAADPNGNRDAPPPERVAPLVTYLLSDLSAGITGQVLRLADGHLHTVRQPGIIRPVLHRENWTVEEIAAAVAGELVLESPPRDRWTL
- a CDS encoding GNAT family N-acetyltransferase; its protein translation is MDTGWPAREGAAYYAGLVEDPACLCLLAGAGAGHLVGRLRGPDPLRPGAVTAVLESMRVAPDRRREGVGGALVDAFVAWARERGTNEMTVQAYAQNAGALDFYRARGFRPFLVALTRS